The Musa acuminata AAA Group cultivar baxijiao chromosome BXJ2-2, Cavendish_Baxijiao_AAA, whole genome shotgun sequence genome has a segment encoding these proteins:
- the LOC103975282 gene encoding GDP-mannose 3,5-epimerase 1: MGSTGHDGTGYGAHTYEDLEREPYWPSGTLRICITGAGGFIASHIARRLKSEGHYIVASDWKKNEHMSEDMFCHEFHLVDLRVMDNCLKVTSGADHVFNLAADMGGMGFIQSNHSVIMYNNTMISFNMLEAARINGVKRFFYASSACIYPEFKQLETNVSLKESDAWPAEPQDAYGLEKLATEELCKHYNKDFGIECRIGRFHNIYGPFGTWKGGREKAPAAFCRKTLTSADRFEMWGDGLQTRSFTFIDECVEGVLRLTKSDFREPVNIGSDEMVSMNEMAEIVLSFEEKKLPIHHIPGPEGVRGRNSDNTLIKEKLGWAPTMKLKDGLRITYFWIKEQIEKEKSQGQDISVYGSSKVVGTQAPVQLGSLRAADGKE, translated from the exons ATGGGTAGCACCGGGCATGACGGAACCGGTTATGGAGCACATACGTACGAGGACTTGGAGAGGGAGCCCTACTGGCCTTCCGGGACGCTCCGGATCTGCATCACCGGCGCCGGAGGCTTCATCGCCTCCCACATCGCCCGGCGTCTCAAGAGCGAGGGCCACTACATCGTCGCCTCCGACTGGAAGAAGAACGAGCACATGAGCGAGGACATGTTCTGCCACGAGTTCCATCTCGTCGACCTCAGGGTCATGGACAACTGCCTCAAGGTCACCAGTGGTGCAGATCACGTCTTCAATCTTGCTGCCGATATGGGAGGCATGGGTTTCATCCAGTCCAACCACTCCGTGATCATGTACAACAACACCATGATCAGCTTCAACATGCTTGAAGCTGCAAGAATCAATGGCGTCAAAAG GTTCTTTTATGCTTCCAGTGCCTGCATCTACCCCGAATTCAAACAACTGGAGACAAATGTTAGCTTgaaggagtccgatgcatggcctgCTGAG CCTCAAGATGCTTATGGCTTGGAGAAGCTGGCAACCGAAGAGTTGTGCAAGCACTACAACAAAGATTTCGGCATCGAGTGCCGCATCGGAAGGTTCCATAACATCTATGGCCCCTTTGGGACATGGAAAG GTGGAAGGGAGAAGGCACCTGCAGCATTCTGCAGGAAGACTCTCACCTCTGCAGATAGATTTGAGATGTGGGGTGATGGACTGCAAACCCGATCCTTCACCTTCATCGATGAATGCGTGGAAGGTGTTCTGAG ACTGACCAAGTCGGACTTCCGAGAGCCAGTGAACATCGGAAGTGATGAAATGGTGAGCATGAATGAGATGGCTGAGATAGTGCTGAGCTTCGAGGAGAAGAAGCTTCCCATCCACCACATTCCTGGCCCGGAAGGTGTGCGCGGGCGGAACTCCGACAACACTTTGATCAAGGAGAAGCTCGGATGGGCTCCGACAATGAAACTTAAG GACGGGCTGAGGATCACATACTTTTGGATCAAGGAACAGATCGAGAAGGAGAAGTCTCAGGGCCAAGATATATCTGTTTATGGATCATCCAAAGTGGTGGGAACTCAAGCACCGGTTCAGCTGGGATCTCTTCGTGCAGCAGATGGAAAGGAGTGA
- the LOC103975283 gene encoding pyruvate kinase isozyme A, chloroplastic, with amino-acid sequence MVQTVYLLSPPTPLRPVSKLPASSPSLSIARIPPRSLLPHSSPRLRHRLRFHACGASAAPPPSPDLGLLVSDNGSGNVAAAAAAAIDVDAVTEAELKENGFRSTRRTKLVCTIGPATCGAEQLEALAVAGMNVARMNMCHGTHEWHRQVIRQVRRLNEEKGFAVAVMMDTEGSEIHMGDLGGAASAKAEDGEIWTFSVRSFNSPLPERTIHVNYDGFAEDVKVGDELLVDGGMVRFEVIEKIGPDVKCRCTDPGLLLPRANLTFWRDGSLVRERNAMLPTISSKDWLDIDFGIAEGVDFIAVSFVKSAEVINHLKSYIAARCSDREIAVVAKIESIDSLKNLEEIIRASDGAMVARGDLGAQIPLEQVPSAQQKIVKLCRQLNKPVIVASQLLDSMIEYPTPTRAEVADVSEAVRQRADALMLSGESAMGQYPEKALIVLRSVSLRIERWWREEKRHEGMELPDITSSFSEKISEEICNSAAKMANILGVDAVFVYTKTGHMASLLSRCRPDCPIFAFTSSTSVRRRLNLQWGLIPFRLSFSDDMESNLNRTFSLLKARGMIQSGDLVIALSDMLQSIQVMHVP; translated from the exons ATGGTTCAAACCGTCTACCTCCTCTCTCCCCCGACGCCTCTCCGTCCGGTCTCCAAGCTCCCTGCATCCTCCCCTTCGCTTTCTATCGCTCGCATCCCGCCCCGCAGCCTCCTCCCCCATTCCTCACCCCGCCTTCGCCACCGTCTCCGCTTCCACGCTTGCGGCGCCTCCGCCGCCCCTCCTCCGTCGCCGGATCTCGGCCTCCTTGTCTCCGATAACGGCTCCGGCAACGtcgctgcggcggcggcggcggccatcgATGTCGACGCTGTGACTGAGGCGGAGTTGAAGGAGAATGGTTTCCGGAGCACCAGGCGGACGAAGCTGGTCTGCACGATTGGGCCGGCCACGTGCGGGGCCGAGCAGCTGGAGGCGCTCGCCGTTGCTGGGATGAACGTCGCGAGGATGAACATGTGCCATGGTACGCACGAGTGGCATCGACAGGTTATCCGCCAGGTCAGGCGGCTTAACGAGGAGAAGGGGTTTGCGGTCGCGGTGATGATGGATACCGAGGGTAGTGAGATCCACATGGGTGACCTTGGTGGCGCTGCCTCAGCCAAGGCCGAG GATGGTGAAATTTGGACATTTAGTGTAAGATCTTTTAACTCACCTCTTCCAGAACGTACCATCCATGTGAATTATGATGGCTTTGCTGAAG ATGTCAAAGTAGGTGATGAACTTCTTGTGGATGGAGGAATGGTCAGGTTTGAGGTAATTGAGAAGATTGGCCCAGATGTAAAGTGTCGCTGCACTGATCCTGGGCTGCTGTTGCCACGTGCTAATCTCACTTTTTGGCGTGATGGTAGCCTAGTGCGTGAGCGTAATGCTATGCTTCCTACAATTTCTTCAAAG GATTGGCTTGACATAGACTTTGGTATTGCTGAGGGTGTAGATTTTATTGCTGTGTCATTTGTTAAATCTGCTGAAGTCATTAATCATCTCAAAAGCTACATAGCTGCACGATGTAGTGACAG AGAAATTGCAGTCGTTGCAAAGATTGAGAGTATAGATTCATTGAAAAATCTGGAAGAGATTATTCGTGCATCAGATGGAGCAATGGTTGCCAGGGGAGACTTGGGTGCACAAATTCCACTTGAGCAAGTGCCGTCAGCTCAACAAAAGATTGTTAAACTTTGCAGACAGCTAAACAAGCCAGTAATTGTGGCTTCTCAGCTTCTTGACTCTATGATTGAGTACCCTACACCGACTAGAGCTGAAGTTGCTGATGTTTCTGAAGCAGTTAGGCAACGGGCAGATGCTTTAATGCTCTCCGGTGAGTCAGCTATGGGCCAATACCCAGAAAAGGCTCTGATTGTGCTTAGAAGTGTAAGTCTACGGATTGAAAGGTGGTGGAGAGAGGAGAAACGCCATGAAGGAATGGAACTTCCAGATATCACATCGTCTTTTTCTGAAAAAATCTCAGAGGAAATTTGTAATTCTGCTGCCAAAATGG CTAACATCTTGGGAGTAGATGCAGTCTTTGTCTACACAAAGACAGGTCACATGGCTTCTCTCCTTTCACGGTGCCGCCCTGATTGTCCGATCTTTGCATTTACATCCTCGACATCTGTGAGGAGACGCTTGAACCTTCAATGGGGTCTTATACCCTTCCGTCTGAGTTTCTCTGATGACATGGAGAGCAACCTCAACCGGACTTTTTCTCTGCTCAAGGCAAGAGGAATGATCCAGTCTGGTGACCTGGTCATTGCCCTGTCTGACATGTTGCAGTCAATTCAGGTGATGCATGTCCCATGA